In Ectothiorhodosinus mongolicus, one DNA window encodes the following:
- a CDS encoding ShlB/FhaC/HecB family hemolysin secretion/activation protein, with protein MHIYIVQKALPNAIAAAIRSLCVIGIGLASVYGPALAQSLDPAITLPEVAPPITAPPPSPEFFIDGGPLLGVEPGGSTFVLQGVRIAGNTRFTDQELTAAISEKIGTDVDFAALQEIANTISRFYRDAGYPFARAYLPAQDIQNNIVDFEVLEGKYGEISAVDALAATPAIALQSRRNRALEGIIQALEEDFDISELTQVMAAVDELYDSRMDSIEEEYAEFELERKPNPEAQAFLGRIQTGDLMESRQIERLALILDDIPGYTAVPVVRPGTLRGTGDLEVRMVEDEQVIISAGLDNHGSKASGRNRARVDIARSRNFVFGDILSFTGLVTDEQTWLTSFSYGLPLGSSGLRLTSNALISSYQLGSGEFAGLADGGTHQLGARLSYPLLRSQSRNITVFGGANYTWYENNRLTETEEYNITALPVGINFDWRDQIGGGAVTYGALTVEHNRITNDERVAGPDESYNILSLNAARVQRIADRWQALARLSLQYSDDFVDSASFISLGGANAVRGYPVGEFSGRRGAVFQGEVSYNMRRYPATPYVFIDLGQAERISAVSEAETRSLAGYGVGLRYRIENLNFDVAAAWDSEGGDSVAEPETSLPWIWFSMSNRF; from the coding sequence GTGCACATTTACATTGTCCAAAAAGCTCTACCAAACGCCATCGCGGCTGCAATCCGGTCTCTTTGCGTCATCGGCATTGGGCTGGCATCGGTCTATGGACCGGCCTTGGCGCAATCTCTTGACCCTGCGATCACCCTCCCTGAGGTGGCGCCACCCATAACAGCGCCGCCTCCAAGCCCAGAGTTCTTCATCGATGGTGGCCCACTATTGGGGGTTGAACCAGGCGGGTCGACGTTCGTGCTTCAAGGAGTGCGCATTGCTGGGAATACGCGGTTCACCGACCAGGAACTCACCGCAGCGATAAGCGAAAAAATCGGCACAGATGTTGATTTTGCCGCGCTGCAAGAGATTGCCAACACAATCAGCCGCTTTTATCGCGATGCGGGGTACCCTTTCGCGCGTGCTTACCTGCCCGCCCAAGACATCCAAAACAATATTGTTGATTTTGAGGTTTTAGAGGGCAAATACGGCGAAATCAGCGCCGTAGACGCCCTTGCCGCCACCCCTGCAATCGCTCTGCAAAGCCGTCGCAACCGCGCTCTCGAAGGCATCATCCAAGCGCTTGAGGAAGACTTTGATATCTCCGAGCTCACTCAGGTGATGGCCGCAGTTGATGAACTCTATGACTCCCGAATGGATTCCATAGAAGAGGAGTATGCGGAATTCGAATTGGAACGCAAACCGAACCCCGAGGCTCAGGCGTTTCTGGGAAGAATACAAACCGGTGATCTGATGGAGTCACGACAGATTGAACGTCTTGCACTTATTCTCGACGACATCCCCGGCTATACGGCTGTTCCAGTGGTACGTCCCGGAACGCTGCGTGGAACCGGAGACCTAGAGGTTCGAATGGTGGAGGATGAACAAGTCATTATCTCCGCTGGACTCGATAATCATGGCAGTAAGGCCTCAGGCCGTAACCGTGCTCGCGTGGATATCGCCCGCTCACGAAACTTTGTCTTTGGCGATATCCTCAGTTTCACAGGATTAGTGACAGATGAGCAGACCTGGCTGACTTCTTTTAGTTACGGATTGCCATTAGGCAGTAGCGGGCTTCGTCTCACCAGTAATGCACTGATCAGCAGTTACCAACTCGGTTCAGGGGAGTTCGCAGGCCTAGCGGATGGGGGTACCCATCAACTCGGTGCTCGGCTGAGCTATCCACTGCTTCGCAGCCAATCCCGAAATATCACGGTTTTTGGTGGGGCCAACTACACCTGGTACGAGAACAATCGTCTCACCGAAACCGAAGAGTACAACATCACTGCCTTACCCGTGGGCATAAACTTCGATTGGCGAGATCAGATCGGAGGTGGTGCGGTTACCTATGGTGCACTCACTGTCGAGCACAACCGTATCACCAATGATGAGCGGGTGGCTGGCCCTGACGAGAGCTATAACATCCTCTCACTCAACGCTGCCCGAGTGCAGCGCATAGCGGATCGTTGGCAGGCACTCGCGCGACTCTCCCTTCAGTATTCTGATGACTTCGTTGACAGCGCCAGTTTCATCTCTCTCGGGGGTGCTAACGCAGTTCGAGGTTATCCCGTCGGTGAGTTCAGCGGTCGCCGTGGGGCCGTATTCCAGGGTGAGGTCAGCTACAACATGCGGCGCTATCCCGCCACGCCTTATGTATTCATCGATTTGGGCCAAGCAGAGCGCATCTCGGCCGTGTCCGAAGCCGAAACCCGGAGCCTGGCCGGTTATGGCGTGGGTTTGCGGTATCGCATTGAGAATCTGAATTTTGATGTCGCTGCGGCTTGGGACAGTGAAGGTGGAGACTCGGTGGCAGAGCCTGAGACCAGCTTGCCATGGATATGGTTTTCCATGAGTAACCGCTTCTGA